GCACACGGTCGAGGATGCTGTCGGGGGTGTGGCTGGCAAATTCTGTCCGGGGCGGGAAGAGTCCGTGCGTCTTGCCGCCATGCTCCCTGCTCCAGAGCCCGAAACGGAAGAGCTTGACCAGGGTAACGGCAAAGGAGGAGGCGGTGTACTGCATGCGCGCGGTCGGCCACAGGTAACCGCAGCCCCAGGTTAACTGCTGAGCGTTAGCCTGATGACTGCGGCGGTGCAGCCAACAACTGAGACCAGTGGTGAGAAGGATTAGAACCGTCCCGAGGATGCCGATCCAGATCAGCGAGGTCATGGTGGCGGTGATCGTGCCGCTGCCGTTCAACGGTGCCCAGGCCAGAGTCGCAGACTCCAGTAGCGGGGCGAAGAGCCAGGGGAGGAGGCCGATGCTGAGGCAGGCAGCCAGAAGGACAAGCATCGCTGCGCGCATCAGCAGTGTGGCATCGTGCCCCGCGGCCGCGGCCGGCGTGCGGGGGGCGCCGAGAAAAACGATGCCGAAGACCTTGACGAAACAGGCCAGGGCGAGACCGCCGATCAGAGCGAGTACCGGCGCGACGAGAATCGCCAGGCTCAGGGTTAAGCGCTGATCGATTAGGGCGCGAAAACTCCCCTGATAGATGAACCATTCACTGATAAAGCCGTTAAAGGGGGGGAGGCCGCAGATAGCAACAGCGCCGCCGAGAAAGAGGGCGGCGGTCCAGGGCTGTGAACGGATCAGTCCGCCCATCTTGTCGATTTCGCGTGTGCTGGTGGCGTGAATCACGGCGCCGGCACTCAAAAAGAGGAGGGATTTAAAGAGGGCATGGTTGACGACATGGAGGAGGGCGCCGGCCAGGCCGAGAACCGCCAACTCAGGCAGTCCGGCACTGCGGCCGAGGAGGGCGAGCCCCAACCCCAGGGTGATGATGCCGATATTCTCGACACTGTGATAAGCAAGGAGGCGTTTGAGATCGTGCTGCGCCAGGGCGTAGGCGACACCGAATATACCGGTGATGACTCCGAGGACAATCAGGACCCAGCCCCACCACAGCGGGATCGTTGCAAAGAGCGAGGTGATGCGCACCAGGCCGTAAATACCGGTCTTGATCATGATCCCGGAAAGAAGGGCAGAGATATGACTTGGTGCGGCAGCATGGGCACCGGGGAGCCAGATATGCAGCGGCATGATCCCTGCCTTGAGACCGAAGCCGAAAAGGGCCAAAAGAAAGATGGCGGTCGTCACCGCACCGGCAGGGAGGGTGCCGGCAGCGGGGAGGGAGAAGGTGCCGCAACTGAGGTCGAGCAGGGCAAAGAGGGCAAAGAGAGCGAGGGTGCCGGTGTGAGTTGCCACCAGATAGATGAAACCGGCGCGGCGCGTTGCTTCGAGATCATCCTCGGTGGTGATGAGGAAGTAGCTGGCCAAGGCCATGATCTCCCAGGCGAGGAGGAAGAGGATGCCGTTTTGGGCGGTCAGTACCAGGGCGATGGCGGCGGCGATCAGGCCGTGAAAGAGGCGCAGTTTGCAGCTGTTCTCAGGGTGCTGAGATTGCGGCCAGTCATCTTTCCCAAAGATGACTGTCATCGCAAAGACGAGGAGAAGAGGCAAAAGAAAGATCAGGGAGATGGCATCGATGCGAATCAGCAGTTCACCGCCGGGGATGCTCCAGTCGGCGCGCAGAACGGTTTCTCCGGCGCGATTAGCGCAGAGGAGCAGGCCGGTAAAGGCTGTGATCGTCCCGAGCAGCGCCAGGATTTCGGCAAACGTTTGTCCCCGATGATCCCGGCTCGACATAAAGAGGCCGGGAAGACCCGAGAGTGCAATGATGACGATGCCACTGAGAAAAAGGATCATAAGGTCCTAAGGTCCTTTGCTCGCGAGGATGCTCCAAAGCATGAGGCCTGCACAACAGATGAAGATATAAAGAAGATAGAGATGCTGTTTGCCTTGTTGCAGCCAGCGCAGCCGTACACAACGCTCAGCCAGATAGGAAAAGAGGGGTTGGTAACAGCGCTGGAGAAGCACTTCCTGGGAATGCTGAAAAAATTGAACTGTCACTGGAAAGAGCGAGCGCGGCCGTTTTGTGCTGATCTCCGGTTGCAGCACTTGCGGTAAAAGATGGTGATAGGCCAAGCTGCTGTAACTCTCGGCCGTATAAGCCATCTGCGCTGTCGGGCGGGGGAAGGCGCAACCCCAGGTCGATGCGGTCGTTGTCGGACGGCGCCTCTGCAGCGCGGCTAGGAGGAGGGACACAATGATAAGGGTGGCGCAGAGAATCATTCCCCAGAGGCCGATCTGCCCGAGTTGGGCAAAGGTTGCAAGGAGCTCAAGGGCTGCTGTCGGCGTGAGTTGAGTGAGAACCGGGGCGAGGAGATGTAGAGTCAGTTGCGGCAGGAGTCCGATGATCAGGCATCCAAAAAGGAGGAGGCGCATCGGCCAGAGCATCGCCGCCGTCGCTTCATGCGCCTGCGCCGCTGCCGGGGAGCGCGCTTCACCGAGGAGGGCAATGCCGATCAATCGGGTAAAGGTCACCACCGCCAGGGTGCCGACGACGCCGAAGAGCACCAGAACCATGCTGATCCCTAAGGCGCTGACGCCGCTCATGGCGATCCCGGCGTGCAGGAGTCCGAGGTAGATCAGCCACTCGCTGGCAAAGCCGTTTAAGGGGGGGAGGGCGGCGAGGGCGATGCTGCCGCCGATGATCAGCAAGCCGGCCTGCGGCATGCGTCGCAGTAAACCCCCCATTTGATCGAGATTTCGGGTGCCGGTAGCATGAAGCAGGGTGCCGGCACCGAGAAAGAGGAGTCCCTTGAAGAGGGTGTGATTCCAGATATGAAGGAGACCGCCGGCAAAGGCCAGGGTTGCAACGACTGGCAACTGTTCCGCTGCTGCCAGGATCCCGAGACCGATCCCCATAAAGATGATGCCGATATTCTCCACTGTCGAATACGCCAGGCAGCGCTTGAGATCCTTTTGCAGCATCGCCATGGCGATACCGTACAGCGCCCCGAGCAGGCCGAGAGTGAGGATGATCGCGCCCCAGAGTGCCGACAGAGGGGGAAGAAGAGTCATCACCCGCAGGATTCCGTAGATGCCGGCATTGACAACGACCCCGGACATAACCGCCGAGACATG
The DNA window shown above is from Deltaproteobacteria bacterium HGW-Deltaproteobacteria-4 and carries:
- a CDS encoding hydrogenase, coding for MILFLSGIVIIALSGLPGLFMSSRDHRGQTFAEILALLGTITAFTGLLLCANRAGETVLRADWSIPGGELLIRIDAISLIFLLPLLLVFAMTVIFGKDDWPQSQHPENSCKLRLFHGLIAAAIALVLTAQNGILFLLAWEIMALASYFLITTEDDLEATRRAGFIYLVATHTGTLALFALFALLDLSCGTFSLPAAGTLPAGAVTTAIFLLALFGFGLKAGIMPLHIWLPGAHAAAPSHISALLSGIMIKTGIYGLVRITSLFATIPLWWGWVLIVLGVITGIFGVAYALAQHDLKRLLAYHSVENIGIITLGLGLALLGRSAGLPELAVLGLAGALLHVVNHALFKSLLFLSAGAVIHATSTREIDKMGGLIRSQPWTAALFLGGAVAICGLPPFNGFISEWFIYQGSFRALIDQRLTLSLAILVAPVLALIGGLALACFVKVFGIVFLGAPRTPAAAAGHDATLLMRAAMLVLLAACLSIGLLPWLFAPLLESATLAWAPLNGSGTITATMTSLIWIGILGTVLILLTTGLSCWLHRRSHQANAQQLTWGCGYLWPTARMQYTASSFAVTLVKLFRFGLWSREHGGKTHGLFPPRTEFASHTPDSILDRVLLPLFNVLAVAATWLRTWLQNGVTSLYLLYVVLTLFALLIISSGH
- a CDS encoding oxidoreductase, with protein sequence MSFLVAALALLMIGALISLIAGKRYPLALTAALTAIIGASLLTGTTALRVLLSHETLISSDTWLVPGGAFALHVDPLAAFFLLPIAILPTLAAIYAVAYLDEDAKRRNLGAHFSLYCLLVAALILVVTAANALLFIAAWEIMTISSFFLVSYDHHHAEVRQAAWLYLLVAHFGLLLILAFFLLAGSHYGSLNFADFTPLTQTGPTLTAVLFLLALVGFGIKAGLFPFFIWLPDAHPAAPSHVSAVMSGVVVNAGIYGILRVMTLLPPLSALWGAIILTLGLLGALYGIAMAMLQKDLKRCLAYSTVENIGIIFMGIGLGILAAAEQLPVVATLAFAGGLLHIWNHTLFKGLLFLGAGTLLHATGTRNLDQMGGLLRRMPQAGLLIIGGSIALAALPPLNGFASEWLIYLGLLHAGIAMSGVSALGISMVLVLFGVVGTLAVVTFTRLIGIALLGEARSPAAAQAHEATAAMLWPMRLLLFGCLIIGLLPQLTLHLLAPVLTQLTPTAALELLATFAQLGQIGLWGMILCATLIIVSLLLAALQRRRPTTTASTWGCAFPRPTAQMAYTAESYSSLAYHHLLPQVLQPEISTKRPRSLFPVTVQFFQHSQEVLLQRCYQPLFSYLAERCVRLRWLQQGKQHLYLLYIFICCAGLMLWSILASKGP